The Kaustia mangrovi genome has a segment encoding these proteins:
- a CDS encoding MDR family oxidoreductase: MSDTFRAILIDKSEDGQTLSFTELTEDQLMDGSVTVAVEHSTVNYKDGLAVTGKGPIIRKYPLVPGIDFAGTVTKSDHADYREGDRVVLNGWGVGEKHHGGYAERARVPGEWLVPLPDRISTAQAMAIGTAGYTAMLCVMALEEQGVSPASGEVVVTGAAGGVGSVAISILARLGYTVVASTGRTEEEDYLKSLGASSVIDRDEFSGPVKPLAKARWAGAVDVAGSTTLANLLSQMEYGGAVAACGLAQGMDLPASVAPFILRGARLIGVDSVYRPRPQRLEAWKRLERDLDLDTLDSLSSHIALEDVPDAAADIVAGKVRGRIVVDL; encoded by the coding sequence ATGAGCGACACCTTCAGGGCGATCCTGATCGACAAATCCGAAGACGGCCAGACGCTCTCCTTCACCGAACTCACCGAAGACCAGCTCATGGACGGTTCGGTTACTGTGGCCGTGGAGCACTCCACCGTCAATTACAAGGACGGCCTGGCAGTCACGGGCAAGGGGCCCATCATCCGCAAATATCCCCTTGTTCCGGGGATCGATTTCGCGGGTACGGTCACGAAGTCCGACCATGCCGACTACCGCGAGGGCGACCGGGTGGTGCTCAATGGCTGGGGCGTTGGCGAGAAGCACCATGGCGGCTATGCGGAGCGCGCGCGCGTCCCCGGCGAATGGCTGGTGCCGCTGCCGGACAGAATCTCCACCGCGCAGGCCATGGCCATCGGCACGGCGGGCTACACGGCCATGCTGTGCGTCATGGCGCTGGAGGAGCAGGGCGTGTCGCCGGCAAGCGGCGAAGTGGTGGTGACGGGGGCGGCCGGCGGCGTCGGTTCGGTCGCGATCTCGATCCTCGCCAGGCTCGGCTACACGGTCGTCGCCTCCACCGGGCGCACCGAGGAGGAAGACTATCTGAAGTCGCTCGGCGCCTCCTCGGTCATCGACCGCGACGAGTTCTCGGGCCCCGTCAAGCCGCTTGCCAAGGCGCGCTGGGCCGGCGCGGTGGATGTGGCGGGCTCCACGACGCTCGCCAATCTGCTCTCCCAGATGGAATATGGCGGTGCGGTCGCGGCCTGCGGGCTCGCCCAGGGCATGGACCTGCCGGCTTCGGTCGCGCCCTTCATCCTGCGCGGCGCGCGCCTGATCGGCGTCGATTCCGTCTATCGTCCGCGCCCGCAACGGCTGGAGGCCTGGAAGCGGCTCGAGCGCGACCTCGATCTCGACACGCTGGACAGCCTCTCCTCCCACATTGCCCTGGAGGACGTTCCTGACGCCGCTGCCGATATCGTGGCGGGCAAGGTGCGAGGCCGGATCGTGGTCGATCTGTAG